In Thunnus albacares chromosome 1, fThuAlb1.1, whole genome shotgun sequence, the DNA window ACTGTTATCTGATTAGAGTGCTGAGTTGCAGTGACACCCATACTAAtttatgttttgcttttctctctcctggACCCTCATCTTTTCACTCGCCTCTGGCTCTTCCTCTGAAAGAACGCGAGTCGAGCACGGTACGTTGACTCTCCAGCTCTCCATCTCCTGTGTGTCTCTTGACTTTACCGGTCCCTGGCTCTCTGTGTTTGGTGATTAGGTGTACTTTACATAGACTTAAGCTCTCTGTTCAATAGAAATTCATGCTGTCTGtataagaacacacacatttttgtactCAGGGGGGTATAAGCTGACTGAAATCAAATAATGAAGTCTGGCCAAATAAGCCAGTGCCATCTAATCCAGGTGGAAAATGACTCCAATCACTGGGCAGGGATTAGTAGGCAGCTACCTCCTTTAATTTCAACACAATTAAAAGCGACTTTGACTCTCCTTCTGTTCTTCCCTCACCACTTTAGAGGATTTACTGTTGCATGTGTCCAATACCTGACTCCTTTTCATCTCCTTTCATCTacactttctcctccttttcttctacACATACCTTCGTTCTCTGTGTTCACTACTTATCAACTCACTCATTTACTTCTTACACCACTTCATCTTTTCcccctcttctgtctctctctctctcccttctcatGTTAAAGTCCCTGTTTATTGGACTGGCTTAAAGCTCTCAGCTAGCTGGAGCGTAATGCTCTGTTGGATCTGCTCAGTCAGATTGAGTTCCCATTGACTGGCCATCCTGAATGGGCCCACTCATGTCTGAAGGGAACTCAAACTCTTCCCCATCTCGTAAGGTGACGAGCGCCTGCCAGTACTGCCTTACCTGATCTCTCCTTACAGCacgcacgcgcacgcacacgcacacacacgcacacacacacacacacacacacacaattgctCACACGCAGAGTCTTCCTGTCCTGTTGTCTCGGGTCATCTGATACGAGAGTTGGAGGCAAGTACAGGGTTATTGAGTCTAAGCAATCCTTTAAAGGTCACAGTCTCAGATACACAGACAGGCTGTAATGCTTTAGGAGATTTTCTTCTGTCAGACAACATCTCTTTCCTTGTGCTTCACACCAAGGCGGACTAAAACTctctttgttgctttttttttttttttttcctcccacaaCAGTAGCTGAACACATTTCCATATTTTGACCTGAGATGGAGGGAAGTGGAAATGGCAGAGAGCTGCTGGGTTGGCTGAAACAGTCACGAAAAGTCCGACTCTTTGTGTGTTGGCCAAAGCAAGGGCACTTTCTGAAGGGggtggtgtttgtgtttgtgtgccatAAACCGCCCAACCTTCACTCTCCGCTCTCCTCGGCTCAGGAGGTCTTTTCCCTCGGTTACctttctctgctgctcttcGTTCACTTTCCGTCAGTTGCAGCCAAGAAGTCAGATATCTTCTTTCTACCCCTTTCACcatatctgtctgtttctaATGAAGGCAGGGATTTGTTGAGCTGCCTGTCAGTGTGGGCTGGCCTCAGAGTTTGCTCCCTCCCTGCCCGTCGGCCTGTTTGGCAGTGCCACCCCACCACACCAGTGCCCAGACTACAAAAACCCCGTTTGCAGCTTCTGAGAGAGTGCCAGCCTGTCCGGGCATTCCCACTAGTGGGGAGAACTCATTGCCACACTGCTATGCTCTCATTGCCTGCCAAGTTCCTTTCCTGTtttgctctctgtctttcttcctcttttttttttctcattttctctctctgcctctttcatgGCCCTTTTCTCTGCTGGCAACaccctctttgtgtcttcacATTGCACTCTTGTCCAGGTTTCCTCAATggcctctttctttccttcctcttttttattCTGCTTGATTTTCATGAACTTTCCTGTCAGtcattttctaatgttttgaCCTGCCACagtgcacacagtcacactcagTGACTCCAGTAGTCATTAACCTTGGTTTAACAGTTACAGAGTGAGAGATACTggttacttttgtttttatttgcttgtaCTCGCatgtcacagacagacaaatatgCAGCCAGGAATGTGAGTTGTGTTCTCTTATATACTTATAATTGTTAATGTTGCTTCAGGCATGTCTGACCGGGTCACTTTGAGGGTCTACAGGAGGATTAGATGTCAGGTTGTGTGTTTATACACGTACATCCTCTGATGCACTCATTCCCTCCTCACACTCCACCTCTCTCCTCGCCTCTCCTTAATCTGAGCAATGCATCACCTTGCTTGAgagttaatgtttttgtcttccagTAGCGTTCTGCGGGTTTGCTCAGCTGCCTCGTCTGTTTCCTCTTTGCTCCATTGCCTTGACAGCAGCAGGGCTGAGCCATCCCAGAATAGTCTTCTGCCCCCTTCTATCCCAAATCAGTCCAGTTCAGTCCAGGAGCATTGTGCGTTTAGCTTTACAGTCAATATTGTCACTGCTTTGACAAAAGAATAGGCTCCAGAGCCATGCCTAGTCTGGACAGCATTTGGTAGTTTCTGGCTTTTCTGGTTTCTGAGGGTTTGTCACTTCCTGTATTTAAGCCCCAAAACATCCACTTGACTGAAGGGCATGTGCTGGCAAGGCagcgctctctctttctctcgctcgctctctcttaCATCTGGCACTTTCCTTCACCAACAGaagtttatttgtgtgcagACTGTTCGTTACTTAACATCATGCCAAGATGAAGAACAACGACAGAATACAGAGAGAGCTCACTTCTTCACAGTTCtcatttaaagctgctattCTACATGATGCATAGTCATGCTCAAAGGAGTCAAGTCCCTCTACTGGATATGATATATGGTTATGGAAAGTTTTTGAGAGTGCAAAGAGTCAAAGGTTTGTCAGAGTGAGAAGTGACTGTTGACTGATGTGGTCTGTCTGCATATTATTGTTGGCAGAATAACTCGGTGTCGCCATCAGACAGCCTGCGGGCAGCCAGTGAGAAGCACCGCGGCTCATCAGATTACGGCCTTGACTCCAAGAAACGCAAAGTAGATGACAAGGACAGCATGAGCAGAtatgtgagtgtttttgtttattgcttttgttgtttttgatgtaGCATTTTCATTAATGAGTTCATAACTTTCATACTTAGCTGCAGGCAGAGTATACAGCACTACATTATATGATTATTAACTATGTTGAAATTGATTAACCTCAAGAATATAAGTTAAGTATTAGCAAACCAACTaacaattaattttattatataaccactgtttttaataataaactAACAGGTAATGCTTTAATTTAGGGGTCTGTAAATCCCTAATAATTTCCTACAGTAGGAAGTTTCCTGGAAAGATGATATAATTTGGCACTAattgtacataaaataaataaatacataattcatttgttacattttcaattAAGTCCAATTAAATGCTAAGCTAATGCAATCTAGAGTCTTTTAGTCAGCAACCATTTGTTTACAGGCAACATACAATTTAACATTTATGGAGAATATAGTTTccatgaataaattaattatttatgaatAATAAAGCTTTACTTGTTGTAAATTAAGCAGTTCATTCAACAACTTATTTAAAGCTCAACACAACTAACTGAAGTAGAATAAAAGTCTCAGAGCATTGTCTTCCCCCCCAGAATTATTAGAAAGttattataaaataacattataaaatagcatgtatatacagtatctgaAGTAAAGCAAATACCAAGTCATAGCCGttataacaaaatatttatgaatatttgttatTGACCTGGTATAAATATTGGACTACACCGGTTTATgcttattgtatttttttctactgTTCTATTGTTCTCTCAGTGATCTAAACCCTTCACTTCATTTCAGGACAGTGACGGAGACAAAAGTGACGACTTGGTGGTGGATGTTTCCAATGAGGTAAGACTGCGTTAAGGACGAAGCTGCTCGGCCACATTCCACAGTGCGAACGCTGCATGGAGACCAAACACAGCTCTCTTTTGTCAGTTGTCTGTTGAAGCTTCAACACCTTCCACACTGTTGCCAAAAAGTCTGTCATAATATTGGTCGTCGTGTGTGCACATGAGTGTATGCTtacttgctgtgtttcttttgctATTCATGCggaaaataagacaaagaacacaaagagaaaagggAGTGACAGGTGAATGAAaagtgtttgcgtgtgtgtgtgagagagagagagtaggatCACGCACGAGTATATTTATCTGTGTTTGCACATGAGGCCCCAGTTTGTTTGACCTACATGTACATGCCAGTGGCTTTCCTCCAGTCTGTTTGCTcagtctctttctgtctgtctcgtTTAACTCTGTAGGATCCAGCCACCCCTCGGGTGAGCCCCGCTCACTCTCCTCCGGAAAATGGCCTGGATAAATCACGAGTCCTGAAGAAGGACGCGGCCCCCAACAGCCCTGCCTCTGTCGCCTCTTCAGGCAGCACGCCGTCCTCCAAAGCAAAGGACCACGCCCATGTGAGTGTGAGGGACACGCTGAAAAAACTAGAGAAGATGAAATAAGGAGGATACAGTGGAGGGGGTGAAGGGTGAACTGACAGACTAAAGGGCATTTGTCAAGTGAAGTGGGTGTCTGTGTGAAGGACTAATACGCAGGAGGCTTAGCAGTCGGCTGCTGTGAGGGGCTTGAAGGGGCAGAGGGTGGATGCACTCTCAGGAAATCAAAATCTGTGGCTCACTCCTCTCAATCTCCTTTATGGCTTACCCAATAAATGGTCATTTCTTCCTCACCCCAAAGCTGTAAATAACCCAGAGACACGGTAGCGAGGGAactgctgtctctctcctcctcttcttcttctcatcttcCCTTTTCTCTAATACCGAAGCTCTCGCTAACCGGGCTAAAACACTCTTCATGCATCGGTTTGACATAAACCATTTCACTAAGGATTAAGATAGATTTATAGTCCACATCATTGCCATCCACCTCCCAGACACCCAACTTCTCTACATCCCTCATTAGTGTGTGTCACCAGGCTAAAAACTCCCACTCCTCTCCCCTCGATCtgcaaaggaagaaagagatgGATTAATTATGAGAGGAGTGTTTGGGCCACCATCTTGCTTGTCGAGTGACTCTTAACAAGCTTGACTTCTGAGCAAAGGTTTATGCCCCTACCCCCaccacacatacacgcacacatacatacacacacacaccatggcTGTAATGAAGTGTCAGTGTTAGATTGGATTACCTTGAGCCGTCCACTCAGATTGTCACTCTGGATTTCCCTGCCAGTGGGGGGATTTTCAACTCactgggggattttttttttttttttaactctggCAGGAATTACTTGAGgacagtttcattttttttgtgtgtgtttttgtggctgAATGAGAGTGAGTGAGAAACAAGGTTGCGCCAAGAGGTGAcagagtgtttctgttttttagaACGACAAGTCGTCCACACCGAGCCTCAAGtccaacacacccacacccaggAATGAGGCGCCCACACCAGGAACCAGCACCACTCCAGGACTACGGCCTCTGACGATGGGCAAACCACCTGGCATGGAGGCATTgggtacataaacacacatgctcacCTTCACTAAAATTGGTCATCAATtgttataaaaatgatcaattcaagtaacaagactaagagtccaCAGCCATGTtggtggctctgtgaggctctaCTAACATGCTGATGAGAGCAGGTGAAATATTTGTCACGGTCATCTTATTTTAGAGctttagcatgctaatatttgctcaTTATTACAAAGTGAGAGGTGAGATTGATGACATAAActaaagtactggacaaattaaaaatttgatCTGTTCACCAGTCCTTGGAATTCATCCTCTTGGGGCCatgaacaaaatttcatggcaacacATTcaatagttgagatatttcagtctggacaaagtgttggatacacacacagatattgcCATATCTAGAGCCTTGTCACTAGCATGgcaaaaaacaccaaacattccCTGGTTTCAGCTTTTTTCTCTTGCGTGATGATAATATCTGAGTATCTTTAGGTTTTGAAGTGCTGCTCTGGTTTGATAAGATAGAGAGATTCactgattatgaaaataattgttagttgaagCCCTACGCTTCATTGTAATGAATCATAGTGTGGTGTttatgaaattaaatcattGTCCCTCCGTCCTACAGTGtcttaataaattaatcaaactGATCTTTTCCCTTAGCTGCCCCTGCCCTGCGCACACCTCTCTCCATTGCGGGTTCCTACGCCACCCCGTTTGCCATGATGAGTCATCATGAGATGAACGGATCCCTGACGAGCCCAGGCGTCTATCCTGGCCTCATTTCACCACAGATgagtgctgcagctgctgccgcTTACGGACGCTCACCAATTGTAAGTATTTCAGCTTCTATGTAGAATTTATCTAGTATAAGTGTATTTATTGCACACAACTTGAATGAACGatgctcctcttcatcacatctgTACATTCGTATATTCCACCTCCATCAGTTTGACACAAGCCCTCGCCAGCGCCCGTATGAATTATCCACCACAGCTGTAGGTTGTAAAATCTGTTTGCAAAATGACTTTGAGAAACTTAAGTATTCATCCTCCATAACTCGTTGTGAATATTTCTGCTTCGTTGGCTGCGGCTTGTTGTGTGTACATAATGAGAAAGTACAAAGACGGCCTCGCTCCTTCACTTTGATGTTAGTTAGTTAGCATTctaaaggctttaaaaaaagGCTCGCTCCCAAAATGAATCTCCATGTTTGAAAATCTCCCAGGCTTTCATTAGCATTAGCAAGTGGGATGTTGTAGCCTTGTGTAAAGCTTGTCTGCATGCAGTGAAGCTGAATCTGTGTCTTTCAAGGGATTTGCCTGGAAACGATCTTATGAGGGTTCCTCAGGGTGTTAGCAGATAGAGCGAAGCATAATTTCCAATTTGAATATTAGGTTAGTCTAATTTATCTTTGCAGGTTATCAGTTgttaactcttcttcttcttcttgctcgTGCAGGCGGGGTTTGACCCTCATCCTCACATGAGAGCTCCAGGCCTGCCAGCCAGCCTCACTTCCATTTCTGGAGGAAAACCGTGAGTATTTGTGATTTTCACGTTGCATTCAAAGAGTTGTGTATTAAACCATTTTTATTAACAGATGATATATATTTCTTAGCTCCGACTGACCATCTCTGCCTTCCTCTGTACTTTGCAGGGCCTATTCTTTTCATGTGAGTGCAGATGGTCAGATGCAGCCTGTGCCCTTCCCTCCAGATGCACTGATAGGTCCGGGCATCCCGCGCCACGCTCGCCAGATCAACACACTGAGCCATGGGGAAGTGGTGTGCGCTGTCACCATCAGCAACCCCACGCGTCACGTCTACACTGGCGGCAAGGGCTGTGTCAAGATCTGGGACATCAGCCAACCAGGCAGCAAGAGCCCAGTGTCCCAACTCGACTGTCTGGTAACTAGTTGTTATTGTTTGTCACAAGTCATGGAAGAGGAGAGTTTCACATCTGTGGGCATTTCAAATCAGTACCAAGGCTTCCAAGCGGAAAAGAGACATAATGTACTCATGTTTCATGAGCTCTCTGCAATCGCTCTCCTTCATTAAGAGTTTTCATGAGCATCAAATGTAGCCCGACTCTACATCCCACTGTAGCTTTCCCCAAGATCCCAACAGACAGAGATGTGAATAATTCAGCAAAGTGTCTCACTGCTGTGCTGAAATAATCCTCGGTGAGAAAAAAAGCCTGCTGAGTAATgatgttctgattggccaaccCTGTCTGCCATTACCCAGCTCATTACTTCCTCCCAACTGCCTTCCATTTCTCATTTTGATACTGCGGCTTCATGCCGTTCAACTCATATGGCCTCCAACACCCTTAAGGTGCATCCAGAGTGCAATTGGGTCTTATAAAGCCATCAGGGTGCTGTTTTAATTCGACCAAGGGCTTCCACAGTCCTATTGATCTCTGATTTCCTGCTCTCTTGGAGCTTGGCCAACAGCTGCAGCTCCACTTTCTCTTACATCTCTTGTTAGAGCTGACATCCACATCTTCACTATAACATCAAAGAGAGGGAGCTGCATTCAGAAAACTTGTCACATGTCAAAGAAAAGCGGCTCTGGAGTTTAAGTAGAGATTTGTCTTGACGTGGATAAACTGAAGTATGCTGCTAATCTCTTTGTTGCTCCACAGAATTGTAATTGTTCTTAACCTCAAATCGTCCTGTTTACGttaatattttgcatatttaaaaaaaacgacAGAAATTTCATCCACTCATCAATATCCTGACAACGCTCTTCTTTTGTTTCCGCTTCAGAACAGGGACAATTACATCCGCTCCTGCAAGCTGTTGCCTGATGGCCGCACCCTGATCGTGGGTGGCGAGGCCAGCACACTGACCATCTGGGACCTGGCCTCACAGACGCCCCGCATAAAGGCAGAGCTCACTTCCTCTGCTCCAGCCTGCTACGCACTGGCCATCAGCCCTGACGCCAAGGTCTGCTTCTCCTGCTGCTCCGATGGAAATATCGCTGTGTGGGACCTCCATAACCAGACCCTCGTTAGGTCAGTACTTTGGATGCTACACTGATTCTTTCATACACAGCTCTTTGTGAATTAAATAGTTGGCCACCGAAATGAGACACCGTTATTGTTAAACTTAGGAGGGCTTTCTCCTCTGTTCCTGACTTGATGTGTGGTGTTTTGTGTTATTCCAGGCAGTTCCAGGGCCACACAGACGGAGCCAGCTGTATTGACATCTCCCACGACGGGACCAAACTCTGGACTGGAGGGCTGGACAACACGGTCCGCTCCTGGGATTTGAGAGAGGGACGGCAGCTCCAGCAACACGACTTTACCTCACAGGTAGATAGAAGCCCAGATAAACAAATTCACTGTTCCTCCCATCCGATGCAAAGTCGAGTTATTGTCACACAGATGAATGTATTCATTGCATCTTTTAAGTGACCTTAACCATTATAAAACGGTCTTCTTTGTAAGCGTTTAAATCATTGTTGGACTGAACTGTAGAGATGTTGCTGCAGATGTCTGATCCAGCTCTGTTGTCTTGTTCCAGATCTTCTCACTGGGTTACTGTCCCACTGGAGAATGGTTGGCTGTGGGTATGGAGAGCAGTAATGTGGAGGTGTTGCACCACACCAAGCCTGACAAGTACCAGCTGCACCTGCACGAAAGCTGCGTCCTCTCACTCAAGTTCGCCTACTGTGGTAAGcaacattatttattacattacaaCTCTTGGGGCCACTGCTTTTTGCCTTGTTGGTCAGCATTCATAAGGATGCCAAAGTCATTCTGTTTGTTTCTCCGATCCTTTGGTCCAGATCAGACTACCAGGAAATTTGGTATTCATGGTTCCCAGTGGATGATTTCTAATAATTTTGACAAACCTGGGAAATTATATCACAGTGTCGTGGCCACATCAAGTCAAACTTTCATTACATTTGATGACACAATTTTGGGAAATTTGTGGGGTTTAATGACATAAAGAGaaatttacattcagtgttttctcaTATTACACATGTTGGGGTATTTAAGGGTAATTGTGGTATTTTTAGTATCTAGTATCTGGCAGTGTAGAGAAGACTTTGAAACAACATGTAGGCCATAatgtagagagatgacagatgacagaaaatACAACTTTTCTTAATAGAGACTTTCTTAATAGAGAGAAGTCCTGTTTGCACCAGTACTGTTGACTGTGGTGAAGATGAGATTTTTCAATTCTTTTATGCTTGTCTTGAAAAAATCTGATAGAGTTGAGACGATCACTTTAGGATGGTCTTGACAGATGCGCTGCTAGAAACCACAATGTTTAGTACAAACTGTGGCAGCAATAATGGTTGAGACATGCAGCTTCTACGATTGGTTACTGGTCGGCCATGTTGTCTGAAATTTTGCtggataaaataatttctgtAGATGTTGAAATGATTCAAACCTCCAGTGACTGTTTCAGTCAAGTCATTTGAAGGATGAACTCCTAACGAGTGCATCTTTTTTGTAAGAATTACAGTCAATATTTCGAGCACTGAATTGTGCTGAAATGTCAGATGGCTGCTTGCTAACGTCAGTCTGTAGAGTCTAAAATGCACAGTTAAGACTTGTAGCTGAATACATCAACTGTTATTTTACAAACATGCTCATTAAGAGAaattagtttttactttttctgcCTGTTGGGCAGACCAGCATGTTTCAAGTTTAAGGCTCAGAGAAATTAGGTTTTACTATcgcccagtttttttttttttcccttcatttcaGAAGCGTCAGTATTCATTTCCCCTCAGAAGACCCCCCACAGCACAGGCTCATATCTCTGGCTCTACAGAACTGGTTAATTCAAATGACGCTCACTGCTTCAGAGCTCTTGCTGTCACTAATTAAATCATTAGCCAACTAGTCAGTTGGGTAATTAATCAGAGGGTGATTTAAATAATTATCAGAGTTGAAATGGTGTGGGCCTCCTTCATTATGTGCATTTTATGATCGTTTATGTAATGATATTTTCCCCAATTAGGTTTTTATGGCCAATTGATGGATCAGGTCATTAAACAGTCATACGTTTGAGGTATAAATCCCTTTTGCCAGACTAGAAAAGCCTGACCAGGTTTGTGAGGACAAacatcactgtgtttgtgtgtgtaaacaaataTGTTCAGATTTTATCCTCAAGACGTCTGTTCTGTGTTTGCAGGTAAATGGTTTGTGAGCACAGGGAAGGACAATCTGCTGAATGCATGGAGGACTCCCTATGGGGCCAGCATATTCCAGGTAAGTCAGATCAAACAACacacaattaaataaaagtatgtAAAGCCAAACAACAGTTTGCATaacttcacatttctgtttgtcttaAATCAAGACCAGGAAAAGATTTCACTGAAGTAGTATTCAATCTCTTCAATCATGGATGTagctgttgatcagacaaaacgagacatttaaagacatcacgATGGGCTCTAAGAAAATActacaggcatttttcacttaCTGACATCtttttagacaaaacaatcagtcaatgatgaaaatatgttagttgcagccctccGTGCTCGTCATATAGACACTTCAGACATTGTAAATGTTATGTGAAGATAACATCTTATTATAAATCCCATGGagtcataattcataataatataaacagaAAGTACATAAAATTCATGTTTTAGCCACAGAGGAATCACATTGCTGCTCCTCTAACCTGAGAAATAAGTGATGAACAGTATTGAATATCAGatggaaaaacagagcagagagttAATCATGACTTGTTATTTTTTACCTCCACAGTCCAAGGAGTCGTCCTCCGTCCTGAGCTGTGACATCTCTGCAGATGACAAATACATCGTGACAGGTTCTGGAGACAAGAAGGCCACCGTCTACGAGGTCATCTACTAGAGAGCAAAGGAGGCACGAACTCCGCTTCAGCACTTCTACTGAGATGACTTttctgctcccccccccccacccccccaaccaTCATCTGTGGACTGGAATACAACAGGCCAGAGAATTACTAAAGATTTGGAAAACTTTACTGGTGGAAATGAATGGAGCTGTTGGCCCAtggatgcttttttttctgtcctttttgtCTTGGAGGGTTTACTTTTGGGTTGCACATTTTTTGTGACTTCTGAAAATTTGAGAATATTTGGAAGCAGTGCTTCATTTCTGAGAACCTCGTTCACCATACGTCTTGTGAAAAGTGTACATATTGGAttaaataagacattttatatatattataaaaaatatatatattttcatgtcCTGGGTGTACTTGTGATGGATTGTTTTGGCCCTCTCTCTCTTATGCCATGATATTTGAGCGGGAGAGTCGAACATAGATTAGAACTTTTTAACTATTTTACCTTTTGATTTTCTTAAAGCACATTCTCTGGGCTGactttttcaaaaatcaaacagaGGAGCATGAAACTTGTATAGTAGGACGTTTTGTGGAGATTTTAAAATGGCCTTTTGTCACAGTGCTCTTACCGGACGTTGATGACGTGTTCTGATCTGTAACGTGGATCCCTCCGCTCGTTTGGACCACTGTGGGACTGAGCGGGACACTATGATTCAGGATGGATGTAAATttaattcatatatatatatatatatatatatatatatatgtatatatatatgtatatatacacacatatatatacatatatatatataaagacttttttttaagtgtacTGCTCTGTCTGTGCTATCTTTCTCCCTGTTTGTTTTACCTTGTTAGATGATGGGAGATGGGGAACGTTTAATGTTTAGCCTAACCCTTGGACCTCAGTTGGCAGCAGAAGCACTGCAGCAGGCACAAACTGAATGACAATGTGCTTTTTGCTAACTTTTACGTAATATGGATGTTGAATTGCACCATTGATTTCTTGGCTACAGACTTAACTCAAACAGTCCAATCTGTGCTGTTGGAATCCTTCTGCCCTTTGTATCTTATCAATATTCCTGGAACATGTTTGGTCGGCCGTGACGGAGCAGAGGGACATTTGACCTGATTGACTGCACAAATCAGTCTGTCTTTATGAAAATGTTCAGTGCCTGTAGTTGCTCATGAGGCTGGAGCGATGTGGCActtaaacacaacagaaataCACAACCGAGTTAATCAAGTGTCTCCCATGTTGACGTGAAGACTTCAGTGAATAATTCTGGTTTCTACACTGTGCTCCTCATACTGTCAGCGTTtcccacagaaaacaaaaggtgcAAAATGCGCCAGTCCCGCTGAATCACACCAAAGTATGTAGCAAATGCTGTCAGCACTGAAAAGAAATGTACAGTtgttaataaatcaataaaactgtttttgtagAATGGCCCATTTTCTTGTAATTTACCTACAAATAAACACTTAATTTTGTAATATTATGGAAATAACTGAGTAATGAAGGAATGAAATCATCTGGATAActgtattttcttcttgttgatgTTAAATTAGTTCTTCTGGGGTTTCTGAGGACATTGAGAACTCTGAGgtcatttactttttattttttggaggGAATTTGGGGATTATGTCCAACAATTAaatgaatagtttgacattttaggaaatactaTTATATGCTTTCTTGCTAAGGATTAGAGAGatgcttagcttagcataaatactggaaacagctagcttgtcTTTGCCCACCTCTAAAGCTTACTgattaacacgttatatcttgttgttttaaaagtagttatgtgccagactgtttttgttgtcataGTTAGATCCTCAGGGAAAGGGCAGGAGACTCT includes these proteins:
- the LOC122984057 gene encoding transducin-like enhancer protein 3-B isoform X1 produces the protein MYPQGRHPAPHQPGQPGFKFTVAESCDRIKDEFQFLQAQYHSLKVEYDKLANEKTEMQRHYVMYYEMSYGLNIEMHKQTEIAKRLNAILAQIMPFLSQEHQQQVAQAVERAKQVTMTELNAIIGVRGLPNLPLTQQQQPPHSVYPAFMQQQLQAQHLSHAAHGPPVQLPPHPSGLQPPGIPPVTGAGSGLLALGALGSQAHLPVKDEKNHHDLEHRGPSSFHSPLALPLKERESSTNNSVSPSDSLRAASEKHRGSSDYGLDSKKRKVDDKDSMSRYDSDGDKSDDLVVDVSNEDPATPRVSPAHSPPENGLDKSRVLKKDAAPNSPASVASSGSTPSSKAKDHAHNDKSSTPSLKSNTPTPRNEAPTPGTSTTPGLRPLTMGKPPGMEALAAPALRTPLSIAGSYATPFAMMSHHEMNGSLTSPGVYPGLISPQMSAAAAAAYGRSPIAGFDPHPHMRAPGLPASLTSISGGKPAYSFHVSADGQMQPVPFPPDALIGPGIPRHARQINTLSHGEVVCAVTISNPTRHVYTGGKGCVKIWDISQPGSKSPVSQLDCLNRDNYIRSCKLLPDGRTLIVGGEASTLTIWDLASQTPRIKAELTSSAPACYALAISPDAKVCFSCCSDGNIAVWDLHNQTLVRQFQGHTDGASCIDISHDGTKLWTGGLDNTVRSWDLREGRQLQQHDFTSQIFSLGYCPTGEWLAVGMESSNVEVLHHTKPDKYQLHLHESCVLSLKFAYCGKWFVSTGKDNLLNAWRTPYGASIFQSKESSSVLSCDISADDKYIVTGSGDKKATVYEVIY
- the LOC122984057 gene encoding transducin-like enhancer protein 3-B isoform X3, which translates into the protein MYPQGRHPAPHQPGQPGFKFTVAESCDRIKDEFQFLQAQYHSLKVEYDKLANEKTEMQRHYVMYYEMSYGLNIEMHKQTEIAKRLNAILAQIMPFLSQEHQQQVAQAVERAKQVTMTELNAIIGVRGLPNLPLTQQQQPPHSVYPAFMQQLQAQHLSHAAHGPPVQLPPHPSGLQPPGIPPVTGAGSGLLALGALGSQAHLPVKDEKNHHDLEHRGPSSFHSPLALPLKERESSTNNSVSPSDSLRAASEKHRGSSDYGLDSKKRKVDDKDSMSRYDSDGDKSDDLVVDVSNEDPATPRVSPAHSPPENGLDKSRVLKKDAAPNSPASVASSGSTPSSKAKDHAHNDKSSTPSLKSNTPTPRNEAPTPGTSTTPGLRPLTMGKPPGMEALAAPALRTPLSIAGSYATPFAMMSHHEMNGSLTSPGVYPGLISPQMSAAAAAAYGRSPIAGFDPHPHMRAPGLPASLTSISGGKPAYSFHVSADGQMQPVPFPPDALIGPGIPRHARQINTLSHGEVVCAVTISNPTRHVYTGGKGCVKIWDISQPGSKSPVSQLDCLNRDNYIRSCKLLPDGRTLIVGGEASTLTIWDLASQTPRIKAELTSSAPACYALAISPDAKVCFSCCSDGNIAVWDLHNQTLVRQFQGHTDGASCIDISHDGTKLWTGGLDNTVRSWDLREGRQLQQHDFTSQIFSLGYCPTGEWLAVGMESSNVEVLHHTKPDKYQLHLHESCVLSLKFAYCGKWFVSTGKDNLLNAWRTPYGASIFQSKESSSVLSCDISADDKYIVTGSGDKKATVYEVIY
- the LOC122984057 gene encoding transducin-like enhancer protein 3-B isoform X2, whose product is MYPQGRHPAPHQPGQPGFKFTVAESCDRIKDEFQFLQAQYHSLKVEYDKLANEKTEMQRHYVMYYEMSYGLNIEMHKQTEIAKRLNAILAQIMPFLSQEHQQQVAQAVERAKQVTMTELNAIIGVRGLPNLPLTQQQPPHSVYPAFMQQQLQAQHLSHAAHGPPVQLPPHPSGLQPPGIPPVTGAGSGLLALGALGSQAHLPVKDEKNHHDLEHRGPSSFHSPLALPLKERESSTNNSVSPSDSLRAASEKHRGSSDYGLDSKKRKVDDKDSMSRYDSDGDKSDDLVVDVSNEDPATPRVSPAHSPPENGLDKSRVLKKDAAPNSPASVASSGSTPSSKAKDHAHNDKSSTPSLKSNTPTPRNEAPTPGTSTTPGLRPLTMGKPPGMEALAAPALRTPLSIAGSYATPFAMMSHHEMNGSLTSPGVYPGLISPQMSAAAAAAYGRSPIAGFDPHPHMRAPGLPASLTSISGGKPAYSFHVSADGQMQPVPFPPDALIGPGIPRHARQINTLSHGEVVCAVTISNPTRHVYTGGKGCVKIWDISQPGSKSPVSQLDCLNRDNYIRSCKLLPDGRTLIVGGEASTLTIWDLASQTPRIKAELTSSAPACYALAISPDAKVCFSCCSDGNIAVWDLHNQTLVRQFQGHTDGASCIDISHDGTKLWTGGLDNTVRSWDLREGRQLQQHDFTSQIFSLGYCPTGEWLAVGMESSNVEVLHHTKPDKYQLHLHESCVLSLKFAYCGKWFVSTGKDNLLNAWRTPYGASIFQSKESSSVLSCDISADDKYIVTGSGDKKATVYEVIY